The Crocosphaera subtropica ATCC 51142 genome includes a window with the following:
- a CDS encoding endonuclease/exonuclease/phosphatase family protein: MKTFLFWNLNKKPLIDNIVSLTQFYDIDVLMFCEWNIVIADLLNALNADGKGSYYYIPGNCEKIKIFTKFPNEFIKPIFESDRLTIRHVTLPGSDSILLAVIHFVDKYNWDENSQNAECYNLAETIKETELRLGHSRTVLVGDLNMNPFQAGVIMANGLHAVMTKKIASSMSRKVQQKEYKFFYNPM, from the coding sequence ATGAAAACTTTTTTATTTTGGAATCTGAATAAGAAACCACTCATTGATAACATTGTTTCTTTGACTCAATTCTATGATATTGATGTTTTGATGTTTTGTGAGTGGAATATTGTTATTGCTGATCTCCTCAATGCTTTAAATGCTGATGGAAAAGGAAGTTATTATTATATACCTGGTAATTGTGAAAAGATTAAAATTTTTACTAAATTTCCTAACGAGTTTATTAAACCTATATTTGAATCTGATCGGTTAACCATTCGTCATGTTACTTTACCAGGAAGTGACAGTATATTATTAGCAGTGATTCATTTTGTTGATAAATATAACTGGGATGAAAACAGCCAAAATGCAGAATGTTATAATTTAGCTGAAACTATCAAAGAAACTGAACTAAGATTAGGTCATAGTCGGACTGTTTTAGTGGGTGATTTGAATATGAACCCGTTTCAAGCAGGGGTTATTATGGCTAATGGGTTACACGCAGTGATGACTAAAAAAATTGCTTCATCTATGTCTAGAAAAGTTCAACAAAAAGAGTATAAATTCTTTTATAATCCAATGTAG
- the thrC gene encoding threonine synthase, with amino-acid sequence MTQATQTQTTPGLAPTFTHLVSKEGGVKYPLKALHVCEETFSPLEVAYDYDAIRAQVSRETIEAGPNSIWRYKAFLPVNSENPIDVGTGMTPLVKSTRLARRLGLNNLYIKNDAVNMPTLSFKDRVVSVALTRAKELGFTTVSCASTGNLANSTAAIAAHAGLDCCVFIPSDLEAGKVLGTLIYNPTVMAVKGNYDQVNRLCCEVGNTYGWGFVNINLRPYYSEGSKTLGFEVAEQLGWKLPDHVVAPLASGSLYTKIYKGFQEFIKTGLVEDKAVRFSGAQAEGCSPIASAFKEGRDFVTPVKPNTIAKSIAIGNPADGYYALDIARKTNGNIESVTDAEIVEGIKLLAETEGIFTETAGGTTVAVLKKLVEAGKIDPDETTVVYITGNGLKTQEAVQEYIGQPLTIEPKLDSFERALERSRTLDRLDWQQVLV; translated from the coding sequence ATGACCCAGGCAACTCAAACCCAAACAACCCCAGGCTTAGCTCCTACTTTCACCCACCTCGTCTCTAAAGAAGGTGGGGTTAAATATCCCCTCAAAGCCCTTCATGTTTGCGAAGAAACCTTTTCTCCGTTGGAAGTGGCCTATGATTATGATGCTATTCGCGCTCAAGTGAGTCGTGAAACTATCGAAGCTGGTCCTAACTCCATCTGGCGTTATAAAGCATTTTTGCCTGTAAACAGCGAAAATCCGATTGATGTCGGCACAGGGATGACACCCCTGGTTAAATCTACTCGTCTCGCCCGTCGCCTGGGTCTGAATAATCTTTATATTAAAAACGATGCGGTGAATATGCCCACCCTTAGCTTTAAAGATCGGGTGGTTTCCGTCGCTTTAACCCGTGCCAAAGAATTAGGGTTTACCACCGTTTCTTGTGCTAGTACCGGAAATTTAGCCAATTCTACCGCAGCGATCGCAGCCCATGCCGGTTTAGACTGTTGTGTGTTTATTCCCTCGGACTTAGAAGCAGGGAAAGTATTAGGAACCCTCATCTACAACCCTACCGTGATGGCAGTGAAAGGTAACTACGACCAAGTTAACCGCCTCTGTTGTGAAGTGGGCAATACCTACGGTTGGGGCTTTGTCAATATTAACTTACGTCCCTACTATTCTGAAGGTTCCAAGACATTAGGCTTTGAAGTGGCCGAACAGTTGGGCTGGAAATTACCGGATCATGTGGTTGCCCCCTTAGCCTCTGGTTCTTTATACACCAAAATTTATAAAGGCTTCCAAGAGTTCATCAAAACGGGCTTAGTGGAAGATAAAGCGGTTCGTTTCAGTGGCGCACAAGCCGAAGGTTGTTCACCCATCGCCTCTGCCTTCAAGGAAGGACGAGACTTTGTCACCCCAGTTAAACCCAATACTATCGCAAAATCCATTGCGATCGGCAACCCTGCAGACGGTTACTACGCTTTAGATATTGCTCGCAAAACCAACGGTAATATTGAAAGTGTCACCGATGCTGAGATCGTCGAAGGAATCAAGTTATTAGCGGAAACCGAAGGCATCTTCACCGAAACCGCCGGCGGAACCACCGTTGCTGTCCTCAAGAAGTTGGTTGAAGCAGGAAAAATTGATCCCGATGAAACCACCGTGGTTTATATCACCGGAAATGGACTGAAAACCCAAGAAGCGGTACAAGAATATATTGGTCAACCTTTAACCATTGAGCCAAAATTAGACAGTTTTGAGCGTGCATTGGAACGTTCTCGCACTTTAGATCGTCTAGATTGGCAACAAGTTCTCGTTTAG
- a CDS encoding ABC transporter permease, whose translation MSLIVGAILIVLIGKNPLEAYGILFQESLFNYYGFANTVTKTSPLLLASLGILIALKGGQFNIGGEGQIYLGALGSTLVGLFVKNIPSFLHIFVALIAGFLFGGLWGIIPGYLKAYRGVNEVITTLLLNYIAINLISYLVHHPLGEPNAPSAYSPLIAETAKLPIILPKTLAHAGIFVGIICVIIVGILLQKTIIGYEIEVVGLNPKAATYAGISVSKTILLVMALSGGLCGLAGATEVMGLKYRLFENFSPGYGFNAIAIAFLSRGNVIGVLITSLFFGALLSGANVMQRSAEVPMTIVTVIQGLTLLFIAISIQLKNNQK comes from the coding sequence ATGTCTTTAATAGTAGGGGCAATTTTAATTGTATTAATTGGCAAAAATCCTTTAGAAGCTTATGGTATTTTATTTCAAGAATCTTTATTTAATTATTATGGTTTTGCTAATACAGTTACAAAAACAAGTCCTTTACTGTTAGCTAGTTTAGGGATTTTAATAGCTTTAAAAGGAGGACAATTTAATATTGGGGGTGAAGGGCAAATTTATTTAGGGGCATTGGGTAGCACTTTGGTAGGATTATTTGTTAAAAACATACCCAGTTTCTTGCATATTTTTGTAGCTTTAATCGCTGGTTTTTTATTCGGAGGATTATGGGGAATAATCCCTGGTTATTTGAAAGCTTATCGAGGGGTAAACGAAGTTATAACTACCTTATTACTGAACTATATTGCGATTAATTTAATTAGTTATTTGGTTCATCATCCTTTAGGGGAACCCAATGCCCCTAGTGCTTATTCTCCTTTGATTGCTGAAACAGCTAAATTACCCATCATTTTACCAAAAACCCTGGCTCATGCTGGTATTTTTGTAGGGATTATTTGTGTGATTATTGTTGGTATTTTACTACAAAAAACTATTATTGGTTATGAAATAGAAGTGGTTGGCTTAAACCCGAAAGCTGCTACTTATGCAGGAATTTCTGTCAGTAAAACTATTCTTTTAGTTATGGCATTATCAGGGGGATTATGTGGATTAGCAGGAGCAACGGAAGTGATGGGATTAAAATACCGTTTATTTGAGAATTTTTCCCCTGGTTATGGATTTAATGCCATTGCGATCGCCTTTTTAAGTCGGGGTAATGTCATCGGTGTTTTAATTACTTCCTTATTTTTTGGGGCCTTATTAAGTGGTGCAAATGTTATGCAAAGAAGTGCAGAGGTTCCTATGACTATTGTAACCGTTATTCAAGGATTAACCTTACTATTTATTGCCATTAGTATTCAATTGAAAAATAATCAGAAATAA
- a CDS encoding MoaD/ThiS family protein translates to MAVKVLIPTPLQKYTNNQATLECSADNVGALIETLESSFPGIKARLCDDDGKPRRFLNFYVNSEDIRFLDNTETALNDGDEVSIVPAVAGG, encoded by the coding sequence ATGGCTGTCAAAGTATTAATTCCCACTCCTCTACAAAAATACACCAACAACCAAGCAACTTTAGAATGTAGTGCAGATAATGTTGGTGCGTTAATTGAAACCTTGGAAAGTAGTTTTCCTGGGATAAAAGCCCGTTTGTGCGATGATGATGGTAAACCCCGTCGCTTCTTAAATTTTTATGTGAATAGTGAAGATATTCGCTTTTTAGACAATACGGAAACTGCGTTAAACGATGGAGATGAAGTCAGTATCGTTCCTGCGGTTGCTGGTGGTTAA
- a CDS encoding cyclic nucleotide-binding domain-containing protein, translated as MFNLQGIFNNLISILDSITFSIGKNEVTLTYLFQVIAYLIIIAILANYLNKILRRRLLKRLISEHGIRYVSASLISYGMGAFCFIIILQTTGFNVSALAFLGGGVGIGIGLGLQGMTKNLVSGLSLLLERKIKIGNFVKFNDIEGYVTEISTRSATIKLEDGSSVIVPNRNLMENPLTNYHYKTDNVRLNLLIRVDYKSDLVLVTETLLISAYSESYVLKLPPPKVIFKGLGDSCLEFELWFWIESDNMGIRFEIMSSLYFAVEYNLRQRNIRIPLAQRELWFKHYETMNFLPTQKVENHITLATHQALTNHYTQPDPLTSSGLFSIKELLNKVEYFKTLDDLHIRKLIEIGTLKELKHNEILFRENDPGDAFYIILSGSVEIYTETLNKTLAILEKGDFFGELALMLGIPRTASVKAQRETILFSINNQQFDILLKNHPALCDRIVEELGKNQEELNRRREELKEKGLLKAEEEESNIIDWVRHRLQSILTL; from the coding sequence ATGTTTAACTTACAGGGAATTTTCAACAATCTAATTAGTATTTTAGATAGTATTACCTTTTCTATTGGTAAGAATGAGGTTACTTTAACCTATTTATTTCAAGTTATTGCTTATTTAATTATTATTGCTATTTTAGCGAATTACTTAAACAAAATTTTAAGAAGAAGACTACTAAAAAGATTAATTAGTGAACATGGAATTCGTTACGTTTCTGCTAGTTTAATTAGTTATGGTATGGGTGCTTTTTGTTTTATTATAATCTTACAAACCACAGGATTTAATGTTTCAGCACTTGCTTTTTTAGGGGGTGGTGTTGGCATTGGTATTGGTTTAGGGTTACAAGGAATGACCAAAAATTTAGTTAGCGGACTCAGTTTATTATTGGAAAGAAAAATAAAAATAGGTAATTTTGTTAAGTTTAATGATATAGAGGGTTACGTCACGGAAATTTCAACTCGTTCCGCCACAATTAAACTAGAAGATGGATCTTCCGTGATTGTCCCTAACCGAAATTTAATGGAAAATCCACTTACTAATTATCATTACAAAACTGATAACGTGCGTTTAAATTTATTAATTAGAGTTGATTATAAGAGTGATTTAGTGTTAGTAACAGAAACTTTATTGATCTCTGCTTACTCAGAAAGTTATGTTTTAAAATTACCACCACCAAAAGTTATTTTTAAAGGGTTGGGCGATAGCTGTTTAGAATTTGAACTTTGGTTTTGGATAGAAAGTGATAACATGGGAATTCGGTTTGAAATCATGAGTTCTTTGTATTTTGCTGTTGAATATAATTTACGACAACGAAATATTAGAATACCCTTGGCTCAACGAGAATTGTGGTTTAAGCATTATGAAACCATGAATTTTTTACCCACACAAAAAGTAGAAAATCACATAACATTAGCCACTCATCAAGCACTTACAAATCATTATACACAACCTGATCCATTAACTTCATCAGGTTTATTCTCTATTAAAGAATTATTGAATAAGGTAGAATATTTTAAAACACTAGATGATTTACACATTAGAAAATTGATTGAAATTGGTACATTAAAAGAACTGAAACATAATGAAATTTTATTCAGAGAAAATGATCCAGGGGATGCTTTTTATATTATTTTATCTGGATCGGTAGAAATTTATACGGAAACCTTGAATAAAACCTTAGCTATTTTAGAAAAAGGGGATTTTTTCGGAGAATTAGCTTTAATGTTAGGTATTCCTCGTACTGCAAGCGTAAAAGCGCAACGAGAAACGATCTTATTTTCTATTAATAATCAGCAATTTGATATACTTCTCAAAAATCATCCAGCATTATGCGATCGCATTGTAGAAGAGTTAGGAAAAAACCAAGAAGAATTGAATCGCCGTCGAGAAGAATTAAAGGAGAAAGGATTATTGAAAGCTGAAGAAGAAGAGAGTAATATCATTGATTGGGTTCGTCATCGTCTTCAATCTATTCTAACATTATAA
- the recN gene encoding DNA repair protein RecN, whose protein sequence is MLSLLQIKNFALVDRLTLEFGQGLNVLTGETGAGKSIILDAIDVVLGGKVNNRLIRQGTQHASLEATFDGNERVLQWLQEQEIDPLDDGTVVCLRELSLTGETVRSRSRINGVLVNLQLMGQFRNLLVEITAQGQTVQLMDATRQRELLDLYGGTAILKQRKLVESAYENCKKAEKTLEKRKKSEQERLQRLDLLEYQLKELDEAQLSDPNELEQLEQERDRLSHVVELQKLSYETYQLLYQNDNGEPAIADRLGEAEMLLTDMTEYDKEIEPLLEMVQSALTQVVEAGKEINGYGDRLEADPQRLTEVEERINLIKRICRKYGPDLADAISLYEKLRAELEELNDSEQSIEKLEKEYNLAYENLVKTCQDLTLLRQKAATKLEKQLVKELKPLAMDKVIFVCQITPCPPSMNGSDKVVFYFSPNPGEKIQPLSRTASGGEMSRFLLALKACFAKSEKSSSTLIFDEIDAGVSGKVAQAIAEKLHNLSETYQVLCVTHQPLVAAMAENHFRVEKQIIEELSQLQNEENGQLSLPELRTVVRVKALENIQNRREELAQLTGGHSSEDAMEFATSLLVKAESYRLGKPSI, encoded by the coding sequence ATGCTCTCTTTATTGCAGATTAAAAATTTTGCGTTGGTTGATCGCTTAACCCTTGAGTTTGGTCAAGGGTTGAATGTGTTGACAGGGGAAACAGGGGCCGGAAAATCCATTATCCTAGATGCGATTGATGTTGTATTAGGGGGTAAAGTCAATAATCGTCTCATTCGTCAAGGAACTCAACACGCATCCTTAGAAGCCACCTTTGACGGGAATGAGAGGGTGTTACAGTGGTTACAAGAACAAGAAATTGATCCCTTGGATGATGGGACTGTGGTATGTTTACGAGAGTTGTCCTTGACAGGGGAAACTGTGCGATCCCGTTCCCGAATTAATGGGGTTCTGGTTAACTTACAGTTAATGGGACAATTCCGCAATCTCCTTGTAGAAATCACTGCACAAGGTCAAACCGTGCAATTGATGGATGCAACCCGACAACGGGAATTATTGGATCTCTATGGGGGTACTGCTATCCTCAAACAACGGAAGTTAGTAGAGTCTGCTTACGAAAATTGTAAAAAAGCAGAAAAAACCTTAGAAAAGCGGAAAAAATCAGAACAAGAACGCCTACAACGCCTTGATTTGTTAGAATATCAACTCAAAGAACTGGATGAGGCACAATTAAGCGATCCCAATGAACTGGAACAACTCGAACAAGAACGCGATCGCCTCTCCCATGTGGTAGAGTTGCAGAAACTAAGCTACGAAACCTATCAACTTCTCTATCAAAACGATAACGGAGAACCGGCGATCGCCGATCGCCTGGGAGAAGCAGAAATGCTTTTGACGGATATGACAGAATATGATAAAGAAATTGAGCCATTGTTAGAAATGGTACAATCCGCATTAACCCAGGTGGTAGAAGCAGGAAAAGAGATAAATGGCTACGGAGACAGATTAGAAGCTGATCCACAGCGATTAACAGAGGTAGAAGAGAGAATTAACCTAATTAAGCGGATTTGTCGCAAATATGGGCCTGATTTAGCCGATGCTATTAGTTTATATGAGAAACTAAGGGCTGAACTAGAGGAATTAAATGATAGTGAACAGTCCATTGAAAAGTTAGAAAAAGAGTATAATCTCGCTTACGAAAACTTAGTTAAAACCTGTCAAGACTTAACCCTATTAAGACAGAAAGCAGCCACAAAATTAGAGAAACAATTAGTCAAAGAATTAAAACCTTTGGCTATGGATAAAGTGATATTTGTCTGTCAAATCACCCCTTGTCCTCCTAGCATGAATGGTAGTGATAAAGTGGTCTTTTATTTTAGTCCCAACCCAGGGGAAAAAATACAACCCTTATCCCGTACTGCCTCAGGGGGGGAAATGAGTCGTTTTCTCTTAGCATTAAAAGCTTGTTTTGCTAAGTCAGAAAAATCTTCGAGTACCTTGATTTTTGACGAAATTGATGCCGGCGTATCAGGAAAAGTAGCTCAAGCGATCGCAGAAAAATTACACAATTTAAGCGAAACCTATCAAGTTTTATGTGTTACCCATCAACCTTTAGTAGCAGCAATGGCGGAAAATCATTTTCGTGTAGAAAAGCAAATTATTGAAGAACTATCCCAACTACAAAATGAAGAAAATGGACAATTAAGTTTACCCGAATTAAGAACTGTTGTCAGGGTTAAAGCATTAGAAAACATTCAAAACAGAAGGGAAGAATTAGCACAATTAACAGGGGGACATTCATCAGAAGATGCTATGGAATTTGCAACATCTTTATTAGTGAAAGCAGAATCCTATCGCTTGGGAAAGCCATCAATTTAG
- a CDS encoding potassium channel family protein, with product MSHSYPPHKNHQEDIFLICGLGSLGQHCVLSLKKFRVKVVAIELFKPKIWEIPEIEDLIDELIFADCRHMKILQQANIEKCRAALLVTTNEQVNIETALAIHQLNPKTRLVVRSAQDNLNSLLEEQLGNFIAYEPTQLPTTAFALAALGSEIKGFFTLDGQPLQIIQRRLKSNDSWCYTRYLHELNTRTRSLLSYHHQFPNFWGSFHQWNPETILQPGDLITYIQVKDVLTFNQSKSTNSPLFSKSKPFLLRIKSSIFQLWRKGRNYLRGVALICGAIVLILLFFGTILIHSYYPESTFFSAFSATVILLLGGYSDLFGEFEQMEQIPHWLQLFSLGLTLSGTAFVGVLYALLTELLLSTKFQFVKRRPPIPEQNHIIIIGLGRVGREVARLLQGFKQALLGISFKADIASEIMLDIPLMSGHLPDVLPQANLETAKSIVVVTDDEILNLEVALTAKKLNPNCHLVIRTAGQQLGKYLLQILPHAQIVGTYEVAAEVFAGAAFGENIITLFRLNNQTILVTEYSIESEDTLNGLLLADIAYGYGVVPILYQKPSQSSIFMPHEELRLSVGDRLVVLATIEGLKSIEKGQLSLDKKRWKIQIQNAATNDAIFEGANTLSRISGCSLSLARNLMKELPTIFPIPLYYHQGLRLVRELRKLRVDSHLISVE from the coding sequence TTGTCTCATTCTTATCCTCCCCATAAAAACCATCAAGAAGATATCTTTTTAATCTGTGGATTAGGAAGTTTAGGACAGCATTGTGTTTTATCCCTTAAAAAATTCAGGGTAAAAGTCGTTGCTATTGAACTTTTTAAACCTAAAATTTGGGAAATTCCTGAGATTGAAGACTTAATTGATGAGTTAATTTTTGCTGATTGTCGACACATGAAAATCTTACAACAAGCTAATATCGAAAAATGTCGTGCTGCGTTATTAGTTACTACCAACGAACAGGTTAATATTGAAACCGCTTTAGCCATACATCAATTAAATCCGAAAACCCGTTTAGTGGTGCGTTCGGCACAAGATAATCTTAATAGTTTGCTGGAGGAACAATTAGGAAATTTTATTGCTTATGAACCGACCCAACTCCCTACTACTGCTTTTGCTTTAGCTGCTTTAGGAAGTGAGATTAAAGGCTTTTTTACATTAGATGGTCAACCTTTACAAATTATACAACGTCGTCTTAAAAGTAATGATTCTTGGTGTTATACTCGTTATCTTCATGAATTAAACACTCGTACTCGTTCGTTACTTTCTTATCATCATCAGTTTCCAAATTTTTGGGGATCTTTCCATCAATGGAACCCTGAAACAATTTTACAACCAGGGGATCTTATTACCTATATTCAGGTTAAAGATGTATTAACTTTTAACCAATCAAAATCAACCAATTCTCCTCTTTTTTCTAAGTCAAAACCTTTTTTATTGCGGATCAAAAGTTCTATTTTTCAATTGTGGAGAAAAGGACGAAACTATTTACGAGGAGTAGCCTTAATATGTGGGGCTATTGTCTTGATTTTGCTGTTTTTCGGTACAATTTTAATTCATAGTTATTATCCTGAATCAACTTTCTTTTCTGCTTTTTCAGCTACCGTTATTCTACTACTAGGGGGATATTCTGATCTATTTGGAGAATTTGAACAAATGGAACAAATCCCCCATTGGCTACAATTATTTAGCTTAGGATTAACCTTATCAGGTACGGCTTTTGTGGGGGTTTTATATGCGTTATTAACGGAATTATTATTATCCACTAAATTTCAATTTGTTAAACGTCGTCCTCCCATTCCTGAGCAAAATCATATTATTATTATTGGTTTAGGAAGAGTCGGAAGAGAAGTGGCTAGATTATTACAAGGGTTTAAACAAGCTTTATTAGGCATTAGTTTTAAAGCTGATATTGCTTCAGAAATAATGTTAGATATTCCTTTAATGTCTGGACATTTACCAGATGTTCTTCCTCAAGCTAATTTAGAAACCGCTAAAAGTATTGTCGTTGTTACTGATGATGAAATTCTCAATTTAGAAGTTGCTTTAACCGCAAAAAAACTCAATCCTAATTGCCATTTAGTGATTCGTACTGCTGGACAACAATTAGGAAAATATCTATTACAAATTTTACCCCATGCTCAAATTGTAGGAACCTACGAAGTGGCAGCAGAAGTATTTGCCGGTGCTGCTTTTGGGGAGAATATTATTACCCTTTTTCGTCTCAATAATCAAACCATTTTAGTGACAGAATATTCTATTGAATCTGAAGATACTTTAAATGGATTATTATTAGCAGATATCGCTTATGGTTATGGTGTTGTTCCTATTTTGTATCAAAAACCGTCTCAATCTTCTATTTTTATGCCTCATGAAGAATTGAGATTATCGGTAGGCGATCGCTTGGTAGTTTTAGCTACAATTGAGGGGTTAAAATCTATCGAAAAAGGACAACTTTCTTTAGATAAAAAAAGATGGAAAATTCAGATTCAAAATGCTGCTACTAATGACGCTATTTTTGAAGGGGCTAACACTTTATCTAGGATTTCTGGTTGTTCTTTAAGTTTAGCACGAAATTTAATGAAGGAACTACCTACTATTTTTCCCATCCCTTTATACTATCATCAAGGATTAAGATTAGTCCGAGAATTGCGTAAGTTACGAGTTGACTCTCATTTAATTTCTGTGGAATAA
- a CDS encoding ParA family protein, with translation MIISITALKGGVGKTTTSIHLAAYLQEKAPTLLIDADRNRSALIWSREDKLPFHVASQAGSTSIIRKYPHIIVDTRARPEPEEFKDLADGSDLLIVPTTPNHLDLDATFKAVEQLQALNANFKVLLTKVDGRTKSGQEAKKRLKEANLPRFKTAIPLLVVFEKASQRGVITRDYPDPRSKMAWSAYEAVGKEILP, from the coding sequence ATGATCATTTCTATTACTGCTTTGAAAGGGGGTGTCGGCAAAACCACGACTTCTATTCATCTCGCAGCTTACTTGCAAGAAAAAGCGCCTACTTTACTCATCGATGCCGATCGCAATCGTTCTGCGTTAATTTGGTCTAGAGAAGATAAACTACCGTTTCATGTAGCGTCCCAAGCCGGTTCAACCAGTATTATTCGCAAATATCCCCATATTATCGTTGATACCAGAGCTAGACCTGAACCCGAAGAATTTAAGGATCTTGCCGATGGGAGTGATTTGTTAATTGTTCCGACAACCCCCAATCATTTGGACTTAGATGCCACCTTTAAAGCCGTAGAACAGTTACAAGCTCTCAATGCTAATTTTAAAGTGCTGTTGACAAAAGTAGATGGCCGAACCAAGAGCGGACAAGAAGCTAAAAAACGTCTCAAAGAAGCTAATTTACCTCGCTTTAAGACCGCTATTCCTTTGTTAGTGGTCTTTGAAAAAGCCTCTCAACGGGGTGTGATTACCAGAGATTATCCCGATCCCCGTTCAAAAATGGCTTGGTCAGCCTATGAAGCGGTAGGCAAAGAAATTTTACCGTAA